From the genome of Mycobacterium kansasii ATCC 12478:
CACCCCGGAAGATGCCGAGGACGCACTGCAAGAGGCGATGATCTCGGCGCACCGGTGCGCGGCGTCGTTTCGGTATGACGCGGCGGTCAGCAGCTGGCTGCACCGCATCGTGGTCAATGCCTGCCTGGACCGGTTGCGCCAGGCCAGGGCGCGGCCGACCGCCCCGCTCGACGACGTGCATCCGGTTCCGGATGCAACGGCCCGGGTCGAGACGGAGATCTTGGTGCGGCGAGCGCTGCTGCAGCTTCCGGTCGAGCAACGGGCCGCCGTGGTCGCGGTCGACATGCAGGGCTATTCGATCGCCGACACCGCACGCATGCTGGGTGTGGCCGAGGGCACCGTCAAGAGCCGCTGCGCCCGCGGGCGGGCGCGGCTGGCACGGCTGCTGGGTTACCTCGACACCGAAGCCAACGCCTTCGACGCGAGTTAGCACCGACCGGCGCGCCGCAATGCCGCGCGGGGCGTGCCATAGTCATCAACCTGTGCATGACGGACACTGGGGCGGATGAATGGAACCGAACATGAAGCCGACGCGAACCCGCCGCTGACCGTCGAGCTCCTCGCCGACCTGCAGGCGGGTCTGCTGGACGACGAAGCCGCCGCCGGCATCCGGCGACGAGTCCGCACCGACCCGCAGGCAGCGGCAATCCTGCGTGCCCTGCAGCGGGTGCGCCGCGACCTCGCGGACGCCGGAGCTGATCCGGCGTCAGCGCCGGATCCTCCCGCCGATGTGACCGCCAGAATTTCTGGAACGCTGCGGTCCACGGCTTCCGGTGAGTCGTCCGCCGCTCACGCAGCCCAGCCGCGCATCCGCCCGGGAAAAATCCTTGCCGGCATAGCCGGGTTCTGTGCGGCCGTCGCGGCGATCGGCGTCGGTACCGCCGCACTGGTCACTGCACCGTCACCGGCGCCGAGTGCGCCCACCACCGCAATGCACATCACCGTCTCGACGCCGCCGCCGGTGATTCCGCTGTCGCACGAACAGATCCTGGAACTGCTGCAACGCACACCCGACTACGGCCCGGTCGACGCCGCCCTCGCCGACCCGTCACGGCGCGCGTCCTGCCTGAGCGGCCTGGGCTACCCGGCATCCACGCAGATCCTGGGCGCCCAACCGATCGGCATCAACGCCCGCCCCGGGTTGCTGCTGGTGGTACCCGGCGACGGCCCCGACACCGTGGCGGTCTACGCGGTGGCGCTCAACTGCAGCGCCGCCGATACCGGCCTGTTGGCCAGCACCACAGTTGCCCGAGCCACCGGCTCGTAACGGCTTCCCGACATGGTCCAACGCGCGGAAGGGAAC
Proteins encoded in this window:
- the sigM gene encoding RNA polymerase sigma factor SigM; the protein is MGFGGKRERSDAELLAAFVGGEHRAFEQLFLRHQRHLYRLARLTSRTPEDAEDALQEAMISAHRCAASFRYDAAVSSWLHRIVVNACLDRLRQARARPTAPLDDVHPVPDATARVETEILVRRALLQLPVEQRAAVVAVDMQGYSIADTARMLGVAEGTVKSRCARGRARLARLLGYLDTEANAFDAS